A region of Vigna radiata var. radiata cultivar VC1973A chromosome 6, Vradiata_ver6, whole genome shotgun sequence DNA encodes the following proteins:
- the LOC106765011 gene encoding probable glucan endo-1,3-beta-glucosidase A6, whose product MLRFFFFFVALWFLCLLPHALPHPCIGVTYSAPSGSSNHHSQEVERISGGLRQLKAKSLRLENADPSITRSLLYTNTTLFLTIPNYMVSQIAQNRSVAESWLYTHVVPFYPRVKITTISVGNAFPDVHPESLNDLLPAISNVHVSLRVLGIRKIKVSTSFSFVTALSSPFPPSHAQFQEPQGITLFGPLLQFLQDTDSCFLINLYPYNLYRLNPEIPLGIALFQEYPFNFRDDFITGVRYRNLFDVMVDAVVTALAVAGYETIPLVVTETGWPSFSALGNEFDANLGYAGIYLKGLVKHLKSGMGTPLLKDGVREVFVYEMFDKDEGTGRSWGVLYANGTAKYRVDFSSSSLPSSPVRLAVIIVFLIFVIA is encoded by the coding sequence ATGTTgcgcttcttcttcttcttcgtggCTCTCTGGTTTCTCTGCCTCCTCCCTCACGCCCTCCCCCATCCCTGTATCGGCGTCACCTACTCAGCTCCCAGCGGCTCCTCCAACCACCACTCCCAGGAGGTGGAGCGCATCTCCGGTGGCCTCCGGCAGCTGAAGGCGAAATCCCTCCGGTTGGAAAACGCGGATCCCTCCATCACCCGGAGCCTCCTCTACACTAACACCACGCTCTTCCTCACCATACCCAACTACATGGTCTCGCAAATCGCCCAAAACCGCTCTGTAGCAGAGTCCTGGCTCTACACCCACGTAGTACCATTCTATCCACGTGTCAAAATCACTACCATCTCGGTAGGCAACGCCTTCCCCGACGTGCACCCGGAATCCCTCAATGACCTCCTCCCGGCAATCTCCAACGTCCACGTGTCCCTACGCGTCCTCGGCATCCGCAAGATCAAAGTGTCCACGTCGTTCTCCTTCGTCACCGCCCTGTCATCCCCATTCCCGCCCTCACACGCACAGTTTCAAGAACCCCAAGGGATCACACTCTTCGGTCCGCTCCTCCAATTCTTGCAGGATACAGATTCCTGCTTCTTGATCAACCTCTACCCTTACAACCTCTACCGTTTGAACCCCGAGATCCCCCTCGGCATCGCGCTCTTCCAAGAATACCCTTTCAACTTCCGCGACGACTTCATCACCGGCGTCCGCTACCGCAACCTCTTCGACGTCATGGTCGACGCCGTTGTCACCGCCCTCGCTGTCGCCGGCTACGAGACCATCCCCCTCGTCGTGACCGAAACCGGCTGGCCTAGCTTTAGCGCCCTCGGGAACGAGTTCGACGCCAACCTCGGCTACGCCGGGATTTACCTGAAGGGCCTGGTGAAACACCTGAAGTCCGGGATGGGAACGCCGTTGCTGAAGGACGGTGTGCGCGAGGTTTTCGTGTACGAGATGTTCGATAAGGACGAAGGAACAGGAAGGAGTTGGGGGGTTCTCTACGCCAACGGAACTGCCAAGTATCGCGTGGATTTCTCCTCTtcctctcttccttcttctcctgTTCGCCTGGCGGTGATCATCGTTTTCTTGATTTTCGTTATTGCGTGA
- the LOC106765012 gene encoding probable sugar phosphate/phosphate translocator At3g11320, which yields MKGGSRFFTIALVSAWYATNIGVLLLNKYLLSNYGFRYPIFLTMCHMTACSLFSYVAIAWLKLVPMQTIRSRLQFLKIAALSLVFCVSVVFGNVSLRYLPVSFNQAIGATTPFFTAVFAYLITFKREAWLTYLTLVPVVAGVVIASGSEPSFHLFGFIVCVAATAARALKSVLQGILLSSEGEKLNSMNLLLYMAPIAVVFLLPATLMMEENVVGITLALARDDVKIIWYLLFNSALAYLVNLTNFLVTKHTSALTLQVLGNAKGAVAVVVSILIFRNPVSVTGMMGYSFTVLGVVLYSEAKKRSK from the exons ATGAAGGGTGGGAGCCGTTTCTTCACCATAGCTCTGGTCTCCGCCTGGTACGCCACCAACATTGGGGTTTTGCTACTCAACAAGTACCTTCTCAGTAACTATGGCTTCAGGTACCCTATATTCCTCACCATGTGCCACATGACCGCTTGCTCCCTCTTCAGCTACGTCGCCATCGCCTGGCTCAAGCTCGTTCCCATGCAGACCATACGCTCCCGCCTCCAGTTCCTTAAGATCGCCGCTCTCAGCCTCGTCTTCTGCGTCTCCGTCGTCTTCGGCAACGTCTCCCTCCGCTACCTCCCCGTCTCCTTCAACCAGGCCATCGGCGCCACCACTCCCTTTTTCACCGCCGTCTTCGCCTATCTCATCACCTTCAAGAGAGAGGCCTGGCTCACCTACCTCACCCTCGTCCCCGTCGTCGCCGGCGTCGTCATTGCCAGCGGG AGTGAACCGAGCTTCCATTTATTTGGATTCATAGTATGTGTTGCAGCTACAGCTGCTCGAGCTTTAAAATCCGTGTTGCAAGGAATTTTACTTTCTTCTGAAGG AGAGAAGCTGAATTCTATGAACCTTCTTCTTTACATGGCTCCAATTGCTGTTGTTTTCCTTCTCCCTGCCACACTAATGATGGAAGAAAATGTGGTTGGCATTACATTGGCTCTTGCCAGAGATGACGTGAAGATCATTTGGTATCTGCTATTTAATTCAGCACTTGCTTATCTTGTCAACCTGACCAATTTCTTGGTCACCAAACATACCAGTGCTCTTACCCTGCAG GTACTTGGGAATGCTAAAGGGGCTGTAGCAGTAGTAGTTTCAATTCTGATATTTAGAAACCCAGTGTCAGTCACTGGAATGATGGGTTATTCATTCACAGTCCTTGGAGTAGTACTCTATAGTGAAGCCAAAAAACGAAGCAAGTGA